The Bradyrhizobium sp. B097 genome contains the following window.
GCGTGGCCTGCTCTTGATCGTCGACGAGATCCAGACCGGCATGGGCCGGACCGGAAAGCTGTTCGGCTATGAGCACGCTGGGATCGAGCCCGACATCATGACGCTCGGCAAGGGCATCGGCGGCGGCGTGCCGCTCGCAGCGCTGCTCGCGACCGAACATGCCTCGTGCTTCGATCACGGCGATCAGGGCGGCACCTTCAACGGCAATCCCCTGATGTGCGCCGCGGGGCTTGTCGTGCTCGAACAGATCGGCCGGCCCGATTTCCTGAAATCGGTCACCGACACCGGGCTGCTGCTCGAGCGCGAATTGCAGCGGCTGTCGGCGCGGCACGGGCTCGGCGAGATCAGGGGCCGCGGTCTGCTGCTTGCGCTCGATCTCAAGATGCCGATCGGGGCGGCCGTCGTCGCCGAGGCGTTTGCGGCCGGCGTGCTGGTCAATTCGCCGCAGCCGGACACGCTGCGCTTCATGCCGGCACTCAACGTGACGCGGGAGGAGATTTCCGCGATGATTGATTGTCTGGATGGGGTGCTCACGAAGGTCGGTGCGGCCAGACGGGTGGCGTAGCTGCCACGTCCGTCATTGCGAGGAGCGAAGCGACGAAGCAATCCACCTGTCCCCGGGTGGAGAGGTGGATTGCTTCGCGGAGCCTGTCATCCGGCGGCGCTTTGCGCCGACCGGGTGGCTCGCAATGACGAGGAGAGACTTACGGCCGCAAAATCGCCGCCCCCGTGGTCGCCCGGCTCTCCAGATCGATATGCGCCTTGGCGACGTCCTTGAGCGCGTAGGCGTGGTTGATCGGCACGTGCAGCTTGCCGTTGATCACGGCGGCGAACAGCGTGTCGGCGCCTTCGAGCAATTCCTTGCGGGTGCCGACATAGTCGTTGAGCTTCGGCCGCGTCGCGAACAGCGAACCGTGGTTGTTGAGTTCGGCGAGCGGGAACGGCGGCACCGGCCCAGAGGCGTTGCCGAACGAGACGAACAGGCCGCGTGGCCGCAGGCACGACAGCGATCCCGGGAAGGTGGTCTTGCCGACGCCGTCATAGACGACGTCGCAGAGCTCACCGCGGCTGATCTGCTTGACGCGTTCGACGAAATTCTCCTCGTTGTAGAGGATGACGTGGTCGCAGCCATTGGCGAGCGCGATATCGGCCTTCGCCTTCGAGCCGACGGTGCCGATGACATGCGCGCCAAGCGCGTGGGCCCACTGGCAGGCCAGCAGCCCGATGCCGCCGGCCGCGGCGTGGATCAGCACCCGATGGCCCTGCTCGACCTTGAAGGTCTTGTGCAGCAGGTACCAGACCGTGAGCCCCTTGAGCATCAGCACGGCGCCCTGCTCATACGTGATGTGGTCGGGCAGCTTTACAAGTTTGTCCGCCGGGATGACGCGCTCGGAGGCGTAACCGCCGAGGTTGTAGTAATAGGCGACGCGATCGCCGGGGTGGAAATTGGTCACCCCCGGACCGACCGCCACGACCTCGCCCGCGGCCTCGTTGCCGGCGATGAACGGCAGGCCGGGCGCCTTGTAGAGGCCGGTGCGGAAATAGACGTCGATGAAGTTCAGCCCGACCGCATGCTGGCGGATGCGGACCTCGCCGGTTCCCGGCGCCCCCACCTCGACATCCTCATAGGTCAGGACCTCAGGGCCCCCCACCTTGTGCACCCGCACAGCCTTGGTCATGTCGTCGCTCCCTCAGATCAGCGTCAAACGAGCGAATGCCATCGGCGCCGGCTTGTCAACCAAGCGGCCGGAACCGGGGCTACAGCATGATCCGGAAAAGTGCGAAGCGGTTTTCCCTCGCGACAAACGCGTAGCGTTTGCGCGGAGATCATGCCCTTTAGCCCGCCGGCTTGTTGCGGTTGCGCCTGGCCATCACGTTGAACATCTCGACTGCCGCCGAGAATGCGATGGCGAAATAGATGTAGCCGCGCGGGATGTGGAATTTGAATCCGTCGGCCACCAGCGCCACGCCGATCAGCACCAGGAACGCCAGCGCCAGCATCTTGGTGGTCGGATGCTCTGCGACAAACCTCGCCACCGGTCCCGACGAGATGTACATGATCGCGCAGGCGATCACGACCGCCGCGATCATGATCTCGATGTCCTGCGCCATGCCGATCGCGGTGATGATCGAATCCAGCGAGAACACCAGGTCGATGATGATGATCTGCACGATCACCCAGAAGAACGCGTTCGGGCTCGGCTTGTCATTCTCCTCGGCGTCACGCGCCTCGACCTCGCCGTGGATCTCGTGGGTCGCTTTCGCGATCAGGAACAGGCCGCCGCCGATCAGGATGATATCGCGCCATGACAGCGCGACACTCTCGATGGTGATCACAGGCTGCGTCAGCCCGATCAGCCAGACCAGGACGCTGAGCAGGATGATACGGAACACCAGCGCCAGCAGCAGGCCGATCTGCCGCGCGCGGTTGGCCTGCGGTTGCGGAATCCGCGAGACCAGCACTGACAGGAAGATGACGTTGTCGATGCCGAGCACGATCTCGAGCGCAGTCAAGGTCAACAGCGCCGCCCAGGCTTCCGGGCTGGTGATCAATTGCATCATGCTCTGAAGGCTTTCATCCGGCGGATCAGGGTATCGCTGCCGACGATGTAGACCGCGATAGCGCAGAGGCCGAAGGTGATCGGGGCTCCAACCATGAAATCGTTGGCGAGCGTGTACATGCCGAGCAGCGCCCAGGCGCCGAGCAGCCACAGCGTGAGCCAGCGTAGCCGCACCACGCGGAACGGGTGCAGCACATGGAACGGCGCAAAGGTCAGCACGATCAGCAGCGCGACCACGATCGTCGACAGCACCGGCGGCAAATGCAGCAGGAACAGATAGAACGCCGCCGCATTCCACAGCGCCGGGAAGCCGCGGAAATGGTTGTCGTCGGCCTTCATGCGGCGGTCGGCGAAATACAGCGCACTGGACACCACGATGCCGATGCCGAGGACCGGCGCAGCCAGCGGCAGCAGCATCCTGCTCGCGGTGATCGCATAGGCCGGCACGAACACGTAGGTGACGAAATCGACCACCAGGTCGAGCACCTCGCCCGACCAGTTCGGCTGCAGCCGCACCACGTCGAACCGGCGCGCCAGCGGGCCGTCGATCCCGTCTATGATCAGTGCGACCCCGAGCCAGGCGAACATGTTGGCCCAGTGCTCGCGCACCGCCTCCAGCATCGCCAGCAGCGCGACCCCGGCGCCGAGCGCCGTGAAGATATGAACGGAGAATGCGGCGGTCCGCATCCGTTCTCGCAACGCATCCGGCTGGCTCGAGTGCTCCATCGGCCGAAGTGCTATCAGGAATCGACCACCTTTGCATATGCAGTCTTGCGGCGTTCCGCCGCGCAGATCGTTGGAAACTCTTGGTGGTTACCGATGGCTTGAAAATCGGGCCAAGCATGTCAAATGTGCTGATATGACCGACAGCTCCCAGGATTATGACGTTATCGTAATAGGCGGCGGCCCGGCCGGATTGACGGCTGCGATTGCCCTCGCCGACGCCGGCGCGCGTACCGCGCTGTTGGCGCGCCGCGCCCCCTATGCCGACAACCGGACCACCGCGCTGCTCGGCGCCTCGACCGAGATCCTGGAGCGGCTCGACGTCTGGCGGCGCTGCAGCGAAAATGCTGCCGCGCTCAAGACCATGCGCCTCGTCGACGACACCGGCCGCCTGATCCGCGCGCCGGAAGTGCGGTTCTCCTCCGATGAGATCGGCCGCGAGCAGTTCGGCTTCAACATCGACAATCGCTCGCTGGTCGCAGCGCTCGAGGACCGCGCCGGCGAGATGGCCGCACTAACGCGGTTCGACGACGAGGCCGCCTCGGTGCAACCGGATGATGCCGCGGTCGCCGTGGTGACGCGGCAGGGCCAGTCGCTGTCGGCCCGGCTCGTGGTCGGCGCCGACGGGCGCAACTCGCTGTCCCGCGAGGCCGCCGGCATCGAGGTGGTCAGCCGCGAGCTCGGCCAATCCGCCCTCACCTTCAACATCACCCACAGCCGGCCGCACCGGAACATCTCGACCGAGTTTCACACCGAGCACGGCCCCTGCGTGTTCGTGCCGCTCAGCGGCAACCGAAGCAGCGTGGTCTGGGTCTCGGCGCCCAAGGAGGCCGAACGGCTGAAGGCGCTCGGCGACGGCGAATTGTCCGACGCGGCCGAGCGGCAGTCGCACTCGATCCTCGGCCGCGTCGAGGTCCAGGGTGGCCGTCACGTGTTTCCGCTCGCCATCGAGCGGCCCCGGCAATTCGCCAAGGACCGGATCGCGCTGGTTGGTGAATCCGCCCATGTGCTGCCGCCGATCGGCGCGCAGGGGCTCAACATGGGATTGCGCGATGCCGCCGATATCGCCGAGATCACAGGCCAGGCGATCGGCCGCGGCGAGGATCCCGGCGCGCCACATGTGCTGTCGCGCTATCAGGCGGCGCGGCGGCCCGATGTCGCCAGCCGGACCTGGGCGATCGACATCGCCAACCGCTCGCTGCTCAGCGACTTCCTCGGCGTGCAGACGGCGCGGGCCGCCGGCCTGCATCTGCTCGGCGCCTTCGGCCCGCTGCGGCGGCTGGCGATGCGCGAGGGCCTCGCGCCGTCGTGGCGGCGGTGACCAGAGCGTTTTCGAGCGAAGTGGGTACCGGTTCGCGTTAAGAAAACGCGTCAAATAGAAACCGCGCCTCTAGGGAAACACCAGCCGTCCGCTCTGGATGAACCACATCACGCTGGTCAGCGTGACCACCGAGGCGAAGGTGCCGATCAGCACCGCGACCGATGCCGGCTCGATCCAGGTCTCGTTCTGCCGCGCGATCACGAACACGTTGAGCGCCGGCGGCAGCGAGGCCATCAGCACCGCGGTCGCAGCCCAGGGCTGCGGGAACGGACCGAGCAGCAGCATCAGTCCGAAGGCCAGCAGCGGATGGATCAGAAGCTTGATCGCGACCACGCCCGGCACCTCCCACGGCACCCGCTCGAACGGCCGCAGCGCCACGGTGATGCCGAGCACGAACAGCGCCGTCGGCGCGGCGGCGTTTTGCAGGAACTGGATGGTGCGGTCGAGCGCGACTGGAATCGGGATGTGAAACGCGGCAACCAGCGCGCCAAACACCGCCGACATGATCAGCGGGTTCTGCACGATCTGCCGCAGCACCACGCCGAGCGCGTGCAGCAGCGAGGGATGGTCGCGGTCGGTGAGTTCGATCAGGAGCGGCACGATCGAGAACAGGAAGATGCTGTCGCAGCAGAAGATCAGCGCAGTCGGCGCCGCCGCCTTGGTGCCGAGCACGGCGAGCGCCAGCCCAGGGCCCATGTAGCCGATATTGCCGTAGGCGCCCGACAGGCCCGCAAGCGTCGCCTCGCGCAGCGACAGCCCGCCGATCAGCTTGCCTGCGACCATCGCCAGGAAGAACGCGATCACGGTTCCGAGCGTGGTGGCGATCAGGAATGGCGGGTTGTTCAGCTCGGCGAACGGTGTCTTCGACATGATCCCGAACAGCAGCGCCGGCAACGAAACGTAAAGCAGGAAGAAATTCATCCAGGCGAGCCCGCTCTCGGGCAAACCCTTGGCTTTTCCGCACGCGTAGCCGATGAAGATCAAGCCGAAATACGGCAACGCCAGATTGAGGATATCGATCATTCTGAAAGTAGTTTCTCGGCCGGATTTCGGGTCGTTTTTGCAGGGCTGGAATCGGTAAACCGGGGCTTAATTCGAGGCTTAGCCCCTAGCATCGGCCACAATGTTGGTCTATCGACGAACCATGATCAAAGCGCGCACCGCCAAGTTTCAGATCGGGCAGATCGTCCGTCACCGGGTGTTCTCCTTCCGGGGCGTGATTTTTGATATCGACCCGGAGTTCAACAACACCGAGGAATGGTGGCTGTCGATCCCCGAGGAAATGCGGCCGCACAAGGACCAGCCGTTCTATCATCTGCTCGCGGAAAACTCGGAGACCGAGTACGTCGCCTATGTGTCCGAGCAGAATCTGCTGCCCGACGATTCCGGCGAGCCGATCCGGCACTCGCAGGTGGCGGAGATCTTCGTGAAGGACAAATCCGGCGGCTACCGTCCGCGCAACCCGTCGCTGAACTGACGCGCGGCGCCTGTCCGGCGAAGGACGCCACGGCGCGGCTTCCAGCCTGCTCATACCCCCTCACGCGCGGCCAGCGCCGCCGCGATCGCCCAGACTGCAAAACCCGCCAGCGCCAGTCCGGCGCCGACGAGACCGGTCGAGGTCCAGCCGTAGCCGGCCGCGACGGCCATTCCGCCGAGCCACGGCCCCAGCGCATTGGCGACGTTGAAGGCGGAATGGTTGAGCGCGGCGGCGAGGCTCTGAGCTTCGCCCGCGACATCCATCAGCCGGGTCTGCAACACGGTGGCGAGCGCTCCGCCCAGCCCGATCAGGAACACGTCGGCGCTCAGCGTCCAGAAATTCGCCGCCGCCAGCGGATACAACGCCAGCGTCGCGGCCGACCACAGCAGCAGCCCGCCCGCGGTTGCCATCAGCGCGCGGTCGGCAAAGCGCGGCACGATGATGTTGCCGGCGGTGAGACCGGCGCCGAACACACATAGCGTGACGGGCACCAGCGCGGGCGACGTGTGCGTCACCGCCAGCATGGTCGACGCCAGATAAGTGTAGACCGAGAACAGTCCGCCAAAACCGATGGCACCGATCGCAAGTGTCAGCCAGACATGCTTGCGCCCGAGCGCCGAGAGCTCACGCAACGGGCTCGCCTTGCTGTCGGCGACGTCACGCGGCGCGAAGATCAGGACCAGCATGGCGGTCAGGAGCGCGAGGCCGGCAACGATCGCGAAAGCCCAACGCCAGCCGATCGCCTGCCCCACGCCGTTTGCGAGCGGGACGCCGATCGTCGTCGCGATGGTGAGGCCCAGCAGCACGCGGCCGACCGCCGCCGTGCGCTTGTCGATCGGGACCAGCGAGGCCGCGACCAGCATGGCGATGCCGAAATAGGCGCCATGCGGCAGCCCGGCGAGGAAGCGCAGCACCAGCATGGTGTGGTAGTCGGGCGCGAGCCCGGAGAGGCCGTTCATCAGCGCAAAGAAGCCCATCAGCGCGATCAGCAGTGTCCGCCGCGCCATGCGCGCCGACAGCACGGCGATCACAGGCGCGCCCACCACGACGCCGAGCGCGTAGGCGCTGATCGCGTGACCGGCCTGGGGCTCGCTGATGTGCAGATCGTGGGCGAAGAACGGCAGCAGGCTCATGGTCGCGAATTCGGCGATGCCGATCGCGAACCCGCCCATCGCCAGCGCGAGATGAACGATGCCCGGATGAAAGGCACCGGGGACGTTGTCCTGGTCGAGGCACCCGCCGGCATCGGCCGAAGCACGCCCGGTCGGCGGCTCCGAAGGCCGGGAGAGCGGTTCCCGCCGGTGCGTGCTGACTCGCTGGGACATTGGGAGACTTCCATGATTGCGAACGGCGAACGGGCTTGCGACCCGAGCAAAGTCCGATCGCATCGCGCCATCACGCTTCCGCACGGCGGCCAGGGTTCGCACAGAACCACGCGCGCGTTTGCGCATCGAAGGCGCGCGTTCCGCGCTTTCGTCTGGCCTCCCGTGACGGATTTATGATTGTGCTTCGACGCCGGACTTGTCCGGACAAGGCAACGACGATGCGGCTTGGCGCGATCGATTTGCCTTGAGCGACCATCGCATACGATCGGCACGATCACCAGCGCGGCAGGCTGCCATCAGCCAGTCTGTTTCGCATGACAAAAAAGGCGCCCTTGCGGGCGCCTTTCGCTTGCGACGATCTCGCGCTTTCTTGAACGCGTGATCGACGTTGTTACTTGGCTGCCGGATTGGCCGGAGCCGGCGCCGCACCACCGCCCGCGCCTTCCAGCTTCTTGCGCTGTTCTTCGGCGCGCTTCTGCAACTCTTCCTGCAGCTTCTTCGAGTTTTCCTCGAACACCTTCGGATCGGTCGGCGGGCCGTCATAGGCCTTGGCGAATTCGGTGTTGAGCGGCAGCGGCAGCGTCAGCGGCGCGCCGTTCGAATTGATCGCCTGGACCACGAGGTTCTGGCCCTTCTTCATGTTGGCGATCAGCTCGGGGGTTGCTTCATAGTCGGACATGCAACCGTTCTGGAAGCAGATCACATAGGGCGCCTGCTGCGGCGGGTTGCCGTCGACGATGATGCGGGTGCCGTGAACCAGCTGCATGCCGAGCGGCAGCGTGACGCGCAGGATCTTCTTCGGCTCGCCTTCCGGCTCGATGATCACGGCGGCAATCACCGGCTGGCCCGACTCGATGCGGCCGTCCTTGCCGGTGAAGCAAACCTGCTTGGCGTTGGCTTCCTGGCCCTTCAGGCAGAACTTTGTCCAGGGGGCGTAGATCAGCTGGATCTGCTGATCCTGGGGCGGCTGCTGGGCGGCCGCGGCGGGCGCCTGACCTGCGGCCGGTGCCTGTGCCTGGGGCGCCGGCTGGGCTGCCGGCGCCTTCGGAGCTGCCTTGGGTGCCGCCTTGGGCGCTGCCTTCGGTGCCGCAGGCGCCGGCGCTGCCGGCTGCTGGGCCCGAGCGGCAGGAACCAGGAGCGCTGCAGAGAATGCCGTCGCCGCCATCAGGGCAACAATTCGCCCATGCGGCCGGACCGGGGCGGCCAAGATACGGAAATTCATTGCGGAAAACCCTTTCTGAACGGCAGCGCCCGAAACCGCTGCAGGCGCCGACACATAGCCGTTTGGGCGGCTGTCTCCTAGTCAATTGAGGCGGATACGTGACAGGCGTTCCCGCCCTCCAATTGCACGCCTTCAATACAGCGGCGCGCGGAAAGATCAATGCCGACAAGCGCATTTGCGCACCTGTGACGGCGAGTTTCAGCGCCCTGTGATAAACCTCCTGATGTGACGTTTCGCGAATCAAATCCGGCGCCTCACGCACGTGTTCCCGGGCACGGTTGGCGCGCCGCATTGGCCGTCGTCTGGCTTGTGCTGGCATCCATCCCGGCATTCCTGACGAGCGCACTTGCCCCTGCGGCCGCCACCGAGAGCCACGCCATCGCGATGCATGGCGCGCCCGCGCTGCCTGCCGACTTCACTCACCTGCCCTACGCCAATCCTGACGCCCCCAAGGGCGGCCGTCTGGTCCTGAGCCCCCGGGAGGGCACCTTCGATAGCCTCAATCCGCTGATTGTCAGGGGGCTCGCCGTGCAGCAGCTCCGGGGCTACGCCTACGAACGCGGCTATGTCTACGAAAGCCTGTTGGTGCGGAACAATGACGAGCCGTTCACGCTCTACGGCCTGCTCGCCCGCAGCGTCGAGACCGACGATGCCAGAAGCTATGTGACATTCCGCCTCGATCCTCGCGCGCGCTTCTCGGACGGGCACGAGGTCACGGCCGACGACGTCGTGTTCTCGCTCGAACTGCTGCGCGATCACGGCCGTCCTCTACATCACCAGTATTATTCGAAAGTCGCAAAGACCGAGGTGCTCGACCCGCTCACGGTGCGGTTCGATTTCGGCGGCGTTGCGGACCGCGAATTGCCGCTGATCCTCGGCCTGATGCCGATCCTGCCGCGCCATGCCACCGACGTCTCCAAGTTTGAGGAGACCACCTTGGCGCCGCCGATCGGCACCGG
Protein-coding sequences here:
- a CDS encoding quinone oxidoreductase: MTKAVRVHKVGGPEVLTYEDVEVGAPGTGEVRIRQHAVGLNFIDVYFRTGLYKAPGLPFIAGNEAAGEVVAVGPGVTNFHPGDRVAYYYNLGGYASERVIPADKLVKLPDHITYEQGAVLMLKGLTVWYLLHKTFKVEQGHRVLIHAAAGGIGLLACQWAHALGAHVIGTVGSKAKADIALANGCDHVILYNEENFVERVKQISRGELCDVVYDGVGKTTFPGSLSCLRPRGLFVSFGNASGPVPPFPLAELNNHGSLFATRPKLNDYVGTRKELLEGADTLFAAVINGKLHVPINHAYALKDVAKAHIDLESRATTGAAILRP
- a CDS encoding TerC family protein; the protein is MMQLITSPEAWAALLTLTALEIVLGIDNVIFLSVLVSRIPQPQANRARQIGLLLALVFRIILLSVLVWLIGLTQPVITIESVALSWRDIILIGGGLFLIAKATHEIHGEVEARDAEENDKPSPNAFFWVIVQIIIIDLVFSLDSIITAIGMAQDIEIMIAAVVIACAIMYISSGPVARFVAEHPTTKMLALAFLVLIGVALVADGFKFHIPRGYIYFAIAFSAAVEMFNVMARRNRNKPAG
- the pcsA gene encoding phosphatidylcholine synthase, with amino-acid sequence MEHSSQPDALRERMRTAAFSVHIFTALGAGVALLAMLEAVREHWANMFAWLGVALIIDGIDGPLARRFDVVRLQPNWSGEVLDLVVDFVTYVFVPAYAITASRMLLPLAAPVLGIGIVVSSALYFADRRMKADDNHFRGFPALWNAAAFYLFLLHLPPVLSTIVVALLIVLTFAPFHVLHPFRVVRLRWLTLWLLGAWALLGMYTLANDFMVGAPITFGLCAIAVYIVGSDTLIRRMKAFRA
- a CDS encoding UbiH/UbiF family hydroxylase is translated as MTDSSQDYDVIVIGGGPAGLTAAIALADAGARTALLARRAPYADNRTTALLGASTEILERLDVWRRCSENAAALKTMRLVDDTGRLIRAPEVRFSSDEIGREQFGFNIDNRSLVAALEDRAGEMAALTRFDDEAASVQPDDAAVAVVTRQGQSLSARLVVGADGRNSLSREAAGIEVVSRELGQSALTFNITHSRPHRNISTEFHTEHGPCVFVPLSGNRSSVVWVSAPKEAERLKALGDGELSDAAERQSHSILGRVEVQGGRHVFPLAIERPRQFAKDRIALVGESAHVLPPIGAQGLNMGLRDAADIAEITGQAIGRGEDPGAPHVLSRYQAARRPDVASRTWAIDIANRSLLSDFLGVQTARAAGLHLLGAFGPLRRLAMREGLAPSWRR
- a CDS encoding AEC family transporter, with product MIDILNLALPYFGLIFIGYACGKAKGLPESGLAWMNFFLLYVSLPALLFGIMSKTPFAELNNPPFLIATTLGTVIAFFLAMVAGKLIGGLSLREATLAGLSGAYGNIGYMGPGLALAVLGTKAAAPTALIFCCDSIFLFSIVPLLIELTDRDHPSLLHALGVVLRQIVQNPLIMSAVFGALVAAFHIPIPVALDRTIQFLQNAAAPTALFVLGITVALRPFERVPWEVPGVVAIKLLIHPLLAFGLMLLLGPFPQPWAATAVLMASLPPALNVFVIARQNETWIEPASVAVLIGTFASVVTLTSVMWFIQSGRLVFP
- the hspQ gene encoding heat shock protein HspQ; the encoded protein is MIKARTAKFQIGQIVRHRVFSFRGVIFDIDPEFNNTEEWWLSIPEEMRPHKDQPFYHLLAENSETEYVAYVSEQNLLPDDSGEPIRHSQVAEIFVKDKSGGYRPRNPSLN
- a CDS encoding MFS transporter, giving the protein MSQRVSTHRREPLSRPSEPPTGRASADAGGCLDQDNVPGAFHPGIVHLALAMGGFAIGIAEFATMSLLPFFAHDLHISEPQAGHAISAYALGVVVGAPVIAVLSARMARRTLLIALMGFFALMNGLSGLAPDYHTMLVLRFLAGLPHGAYFGIAMLVAASLVPIDKRTAAVGRVLLGLTIATTIGVPLANGVGQAIGWRWAFAIVAGLALLTAMLVLIFAPRDVADSKASPLRELSALGRKHVWLTLAIGAIGFGGLFSVYTYLASTMLAVTHTSPALVPVTLCVFGAGLTAGNIIVPRFADRALMATAGGLLLWSAATLALYPLAAANFWTLSADVFLIGLGGALATVLQTRLMDVAGEAQSLAAALNHSAFNVANALGPWLGGMAVAAGYGWTSTGLVGAGLALAGFAVWAIAAALAAREGV
- a CDS encoding invasion associated locus B family protein, with the translated sequence MNFRILAAPVRPHGRIVALMAATAFSAALLVPAARAQQPAAPAPAAPKAAPKAAPKAAPKAPAAQPAPQAQAPAAGQAPAAAAQQPPQDQQIQLIYAPWTKFCLKGQEANAKQVCFTGKDGRIESGQPVIAAVIIEPEGEPKKILRVTLPLGMQLVHGTRIIVDGNPPQQAPYVICFQNGCMSDYEATPELIANMKKGQNLVVQAINSNGAPLTLPLPLNTEFAKAYDGPPTDPKVFEENSKKLQEELQKRAEEQRKKLEGAGGGAAPAPANPAAK